A segment of the Symmachiella macrocystis genome:
ATTTCAGAGGACTTACGGCCAAATGGCTGTAAGTATCCGGTAAATTGAGACCATTCGTCGCCAGCGGTCATGCCGCCACTTTCGGCACAATCGGATGCAGTGTCCCAATCACTTCTGGGATGATGCGAAAACGCAACAAGTAGTCAAAGTGCGAATTCGAGGCTTGAGTAACAGGCCAAGTCGTTCGATTTTCGTGTAATAGGGAAAAAATGATTGTTATCTACTCGTAAAACACTTTACCATAGCAATGGTATCTCAAAATATGATGATTGATTCCCGATCGCCTACACCCCCCATGGGAGGGTAGGCAGTCGTATTTAGAGCACACACAGCATCCCCACTGATGTTACCGAAATGATTTCTTCGGTTGGATGAGGCAACGTTTCGCGGAGCGGCCGAATGGCGGTCCCCGTGTTTCGTGAATTGAGTTCACGCCTTGCAGTTTGACCGTCCACGCAGAAGATTGTCGGAGTTGAGTTGATGGCCAACGTGTCACGCCGGTTTGTCGGCACCCTCGTCTTGCTGATGCTTTCGTTCGGCCTTCTTCTGGGAAGCCTGATCGCTCAGGATGCATCTCCAGTGGATGCGGACGCAGCAGCAGCAGCCGAAGCGAAACGGCGAGAAGATCTGCTCAAAACCTCGCCACTTCCGCTGCAGCCCGAGACCGCTCCGGATTTGTTCGAGGCGGCCGTGCTGATGGTCGATCTGGCCCGCCCCAAACTGGCCCGGCTGTATGTGGACCAATTGATGGAGCTGAAGCCCGATGCTCAGACGCTGTTGGACCTGCGATTGAAGTACGGTCCGGCCGAATTCATGAAGATGGCAAACATCGAGGAATTACAACCGGTCTCCAGCGATTTGCTGGAAGAAGTGAATCGGTTGATGGCAGACCGTGCCAGAGATCCCGTGCGAATCCAAAAATTGGTCGCTGACCTAGGCGGCTCCAACGAGCAGCGGCTGCTGGCAGAGCACGAATTAAAAAACGGTGGACAAGCCATCGTCGTGCCGTTGCTCAACATGTTGCAACATAGTCCGACGCCCGAAGAAGAACGCAACATTCTGCATATCTTGGTGCTGTTGGGACACCGTGCCGAGGCTCCCTTGGTCGCCGCCTTGGACATGCCGGACGACGATGTCCGCGCCGGATTGATCTCGGTCTTGGGCCATGTCGGCAACCGCGAGACCCTGAGCCATTTGTGGTATTACGCCAATTCCCCCAAGGTCCCCGCTGGTGTGAAAGCCGCCGCACGCGACGCGATTGCCCGCATCGTCAAAATGGATGCCGGACGTTTGGCGGATTCCCCTGTGGAAAGCGTCGTCACCGAATTGAATCGTCTGGCCCGTTTGCATTATCAACACAAATATGACTGGCTTGTCGACGATGACGGAAACGTCTCGCTGTGGGTCTGGAAACGGGAAGCGGAATCGGTCGTCTTGGTGAAAGTTCCGCCCCGCGTGGCCTCGAACATCTTAGGAAGCAAATTCGCCCGTCAAGCCCTGGCTTTGTCACCGGAACGGCGGGATATTCAAGTCTTATTTTTGAGCATGACACTCGCCGCCGACGGAATGTTGGCTGGCTGGGACAAGCCGCTGCCGACCGGACCAGGCACGGCACACGACCTGTCATTGGTTGCCGGCGAAGATGTCGTCGCCGACGTCTTGCGGGAAGCTCTTCAAGGGGGCCAAATCGCCAACGCGGTCGCCGCTTTGCGGGTTCTCGGACAAATTGGAACCTTGCGGATGGTCCGTTCGGCCGACGCCGGTCGTTCGCCGGTATTGGCTGCCTTGAACTATCCCGACACCCGTGTGCAATTCGCTGCGGCGGGAACGGTGATGCAACTGGACCCACAAGCCAAATTTCCAGGTGTGGATCGCGTGATCGGCATTTTATCGCGGGCCTTGACCGGACAAGGTAAACCGGTTGCCTTGGTGATTGATCCCAATCCGGATCGAGCCTCACAAATGTCTGGATTTCTCAACGAATTGGGCTACGTTCCCCATTTGCGTACCACGGGCCGCGAAGGTTTTCGTTTCGCCTCCGAAAACGCGGATGTCGAACTCGTCTTCATTCACCCCTCGACCGTCAAATGGCCGCTGAGCTCAACACTGTCGAACTTCCGTGCGGATTCGCGGACCGCCTCCATTCCGATCGTTCTGTACGGTCCTGAAGATTTCTCGGGACGCATGCACCGCTATGTCGAGGACAACCCGCTGGTCACCTACTTCGGTATCACGGGAACAACCCAAGGGCTACAGGCGCAATTGACGCCGTTTTTGAAAAACTTGACTGCTCCGCCACTCAACGAAGAACAGCGTGCGATCCAAGCCGAAGTGGCTTCGTACTGGCTGGCCCACATTGCCGAAGGGCAGCGGACAAAGATTTACGACCTGCAAGCAGCGGTCCCCTCGCTTTTGGTAGCGGCTCACAATGTTCCGCTAACGGAGAACTGCTTGCTGGCCCTGGGTACGATTGCCTCGCGGGAAGCCCAAGAGAAGATGGCCGAGCTACTACTCGACGATGGCGTCGAGACACGTCTGCGAGCCACAGCAGCCATTCAATTGGCCTTCCATATTCAACGTCACGGGCTCGTTGTTAGTAACGAACAGATTGCTCAGATCCACGAAATGTGGGAAACCCCCGGCGATCCGGCGTTGCATACTGCCGTCGGTGCTGTAATCGGTTCGCTGCGGCCTAATTCCCGTCTCGTGGGTGAGCGGTTGCAGGAATTCCAAGAGCAACCCGCTTTGGAATTGATCCAACCCTAATCGCCCCGCCCCTTTGCAACAGGCATCGGCGATGGAATTCCCTTTCCTCCCGGTGCGCTTCCGTTGCACAGTGAGGCGCCCCATATTGGCAGCGCCGCGACGGCTTCTCCGCTGAGATTGAGGGAACTGTCCAACTCATTGCGCATGATGCACGATTTTCTAGCGAATGGTTGCGCGCAGGACAGTCAAGACTCCTCGTTCAAAACCGCTCAAAATGCGCGCATATCAAGCTACACAGCAGCATGAATGCACAAAAAACAGGCGACCGTTAAGTTTTAGTGAACTCAGAGTGCGACTTTCGATAAAAAACCGGGCAATGGCTGCATTCGCCTTCACTTCGGACCAGCAGCGTGCTAATAATTAGTGCACGGCCGCACCCATTCGATTCACCCTAATGAATTCGCTCGGCATCCCCTTGAAAGTCGCCAACTGAAACATGGTAGCTTCACCGACAGCACCGGCTCAAACGGACGGCCAACCTTCGATGTTCGAGGGTTGTGTCGGCGCCAGCGATGTCATGCAAGCGGTCTACCGTATGACCCGACAGGTCGCGCCGAGTTCAGCCACCGTATTGCTCACCGGCGAAACCGGCACGGGTAAGGAGCTGATTGCCCGGGCCTTGCATGAGTTGAGCGGTCGGGCGACAGGCCCGTTTGTGCGTGTGAATTGTGGGGCTCTGAGCGAAAGCCTGTTGGAAAGCGAACTGTTCGGTCACGTTAAAGGGGCCTTTACCAGCGCGCATGAAAATCGCACCGGCCGCTTCGAAGCAGCTCATGGCGGCACTGTTTTTCTCGACGAAGTCAATTCCGTCAGCTACAAGCTGCAAGTCAAACTGCTGCGTGTCTTGCAGGAACAAGAGTTTGAACGGGTGGGCGATTCGCGGACCATTCGCGTCGATTGCCGTGTTGTCGCCGCCACAAACCGGGATTTGCTCGATGAAATCGAAGCGGGCCGGTTTCGCGAGGACCTGTACTATCGCCTCAACGTGCTGCCGATCGATCTGCCGCCACTGCGGGAGCGAGTAGAAGATGTGCCGTTGTTGGCGGACTATTTCATCGGCCGCTATTCCGAAGCGGACGGTCGGACGCCACCGGTGATTTCGCCCGAAGCCTTGAAACTTCTGATGGAGTATGCCTGGCCCGGCAATGTGCGCGAGTTGCAAAACTACATGGAGCGGGCCATCGTGTTGTGCGAAGGGGACAAGCTGATGCCGGAATTGTTCCCGCGGCACGTGCGTGGCTTGGCACCAGCTCGATTACATCGTCAAGCGGTCAAGGACCCCGGCATGCTCTGCACCGAGTTAGTTGAACTGGGCATGCAGCGCGCGAGCGACGAAGCGACGGACATGCACGAACAGATCGTGTCACTCGTCGAACGGGAATTGATCAAACAGGTCCTGCACTCTTGTCGTGGCGTGCAAACCAAGGCCGCCACGCGTTTGGGCATCAATCGCAATACCCTGCACAAAAAGATCACCGACTACGGGTTGGAATAATCGGCTGTCGCATCATCGCAACGATTCAACCGTCCTGGGTCGGTGTCTCGCCAAAGATACGTCGAATTCCCCAGCCAAACAGAAAATGCCCGCCCAGTCCGCAGAGGGCACCGAGAATGTCGGCCACCCAATCGCGGATATCCGCCGTCCGCCCCACCGGGATTTGCAACAACTCATCCAGTGCGGCATAAACGGCCACGACGGCAAAAATCTGGCCTCGACGCCGCCACGTGAGTGGTCCGCGCGCGTTTTGGTCCATCGCCAACAAAAAGGCGAGTCCGCCGTAGGCGAGATAATGCAGCAGTTTATC
Coding sequences within it:
- a CDS encoding HEAT repeat domain-containing protein, whose amino-acid sequence is MANVSRRFVGTLVLLMLSFGLLLGSLIAQDASPVDADAAAAAEAKRREDLLKTSPLPLQPETAPDLFEAAVLMVDLARPKLARLYVDQLMELKPDAQTLLDLRLKYGPAEFMKMANIEELQPVSSDLLEEVNRLMADRARDPVRIQKLVADLGGSNEQRLLAEHELKNGGQAIVVPLLNMLQHSPTPEEERNILHILVLLGHRAEAPLVAALDMPDDDVRAGLISVLGHVGNRETLSHLWYYANSPKVPAGVKAAARDAIARIVKMDAGRLADSPVESVVTELNRLARLHYQHKYDWLVDDDGNVSLWVWKREAESVVLVKVPPRVASNILGSKFARQALALSPERRDIQVLFLSMTLAADGMLAGWDKPLPTGPGTAHDLSLVAGEDVVADVLREALQGGQIANAVAALRVLGQIGTLRMVRSADAGRSPVLAALNYPDTRVQFAAAGTVMQLDPQAKFPGVDRVIGILSRALTGQGKPVALVIDPNPDRASQMSGFLNELGYVPHLRTTGREGFRFASENADVELVFIHPSTVKWPLSSTLSNFRADSRTASIPIVLYGPEDFSGRMHRYVEDNPLVTYFGITGTTQGLQAQLTPFLKNLTAPPLNEEQRAIQAEVASYWLAHIAEGQRTKIYDLQAAVPSLLVAAHNVPLTENCLLALGTIASREAQEKMAELLLDDGVETRLRATAAIQLAFHIQRHGLVVSNEQIAQIHEMWETPGDPALHTAVGAVIGSLRPNSRLVGERLQEFQEQPALELIQP
- a CDS encoding VanZ family protein — translated: MIFQRYRTWIRIVLIVYWSALFIGTHAPTVPSGVAEVSDKLLHYLAYGGLAFLLAMDQNARGPLTWRRRGQIFAVVAVYAALDELLQIPVGRTADIRDWVADILGALCGLGGHFLFGWGIRRIFGETPTQDG
- a CDS encoding sigma-54 interaction domain-containing protein, which codes for MVASPTAPAQTDGQPSMFEGCVGASDVMQAVYRMTRQVAPSSATVLLTGETGTGKELIARALHELSGRATGPFVRVNCGALSESLLESELFGHVKGAFTSAHENRTGRFEAAHGGTVFLDEVNSVSYKLQVKLLRVLQEQEFERVGDSRTIRVDCRVVAATNRDLLDEIEAGRFREDLYYRLNVLPIDLPPLRERVEDVPLLADYFIGRYSEADGRTPPVISPEALKLLMEYAWPGNVRELQNYMERAIVLCEGDKLMPELFPRHVRGLAPARLHRQAVKDPGMLCTELVELGMQRASDEATDMHEQIVSLVERELIKQVLHSCRGVQTKAATRLGINRNTLHKKITDYGLE